One window of Marmota flaviventris isolate mMarFla1 chromosome 5, mMarFla1.hap1, whole genome shotgun sequence genomic DNA carries:
- the LOC114093458 gene encoding nucleophosmin, with protein sequence MEDSMDMDMSPLRSQNYLFGCELKADKDYHFKVDNDENEHQLSLRTVSLGAGAKDELHIVEAEAMNYEGSPIKVTLATLKMSVQPTVSLGGFEITPPVVLRLKCSSGPVHISGQHLVAVEEDAESEDEEEEDVKLLSVSGKRSAPGGGSKVPQKKVKLAADEDVDDDDDDFDDEETEEKAPVKKSIRDTPAKNAQKSNQNGKDSKPTTPRSKGQESFKKQEKTPKTPKGPSSVEDIKAKMQASIEKGGSLPKMKAKFVNYVKNCFRMTDQEAIQDLWQWRKSL encoded by the coding sequence ATGGAAGATTCGATGGATATGGACATGAGCCCCCTGAGGTCCCAGAACTACCTTTTTGGTTGTGAGCTAAAAGCTGACAAAGATTATCACTTTAAGGTGGATAATGATGAAAATGAGCACCAGTTATCATTAAGAACGGTCAGTTTAGGGGCTGGTGCAAAGGATGAATTGCACATTGTTGAAGCAGAGGCAATGAATTATGAAGGCAGTCCAATTAAAGTAACACTGGCAACATTGAAAATGTCAGTACAGCCAACGGTTTCCCTTGGGGGCTTTGAAATCACACCACCTGTGGTCTTAAGGTTGAAGTGCAGTTCAGGGCCTGTGCATATTAGTGGCCAGCACTTAGTAGCTGTGGAGGAAGATGCAGAGTcagaagatgaagaggaggaggatgtgaAACTCTTAAGTGTATCTGGAAAGCGATCTGCCCCTGGAGGTGGTAGCAAGGTTCCccagaaaaaagtaaaacttgcTGCTGATGAAGATgtcgatgatgatgatgatgattttgatgatgaggaaactgaagaaaaagCTCCAGTGAAGAAATCTATACGAGATACTCCAGCCAAAAATGCACAAAAATCGAACCAGAATGGAAAAGACTCAAAACCAACAACACCAAGATCAAAAGGTCAAGAATCCttcaaaaaacaggaaaaaactcCTAAAACACCAAAAGGACCTAGTTCTGTAGAAGACATTAAAGCAAAAATGCAAGCAAGTATAGAAAAAGGTGGTTCTCTTCCCAAAATGAAAGCCAAGTTCGTCAATTATGTGAAGAATTGCTTCCGGATGACTGACCAGGAGGCTATTCAAGATCTCTGGCAGTGGAGGAAGTCTCtttaa